In Paenibacillus guangzhouensis, a single window of DNA contains:
- a CDS encoding alpha/beta hydrolase, which yields MEHRSSILRIESFYSSYLENRRDLFVYLPPSYDLDQGRRYPVLYMHDGQNIFHPAFNGYSWHVHTTIDRLVEGGVIEEIIVVGIANMGMERSNEFTHDLEGVRYQDDKVDIRPLGHIYEKFLIEEVKPYMDRIFRTKPEAEHTALMGSSRGGQVTYHIGLRRPDVFSKLGIISPYLYYVDPVTLEEFPQYHTFESKQPISRIWIDLGSSEGLLIMEKHVREAAEKLAALGYEADNELCYLYAPGAAHVEKDWAARLASPLIHFYGHQSAARAVTLQGDDEVGLVGAKSRLNPIVEMENGLQMTLLRADYQVANPEILDIKADGTLVPKCVGETTITVQYRGVRASRTIRVIPETPEHVILDLNVYVPTGLPENVRMYAWFPLTDAGQGTYKTRLRLPLHTELVFQVTRTDGRIEVDCNGNTIEHNYKASADGTVDIHVVRWSS from the coding sequence ATGGAGCATCGTTCAAGTATTCTTAGAATTGAGAGCTTCTATTCATCCTATCTGGAGAATCGAAGAGATCTATTCGTCTATTTGCCGCCGAGCTATGATCTTGATCAGGGCCGAAGATATCCGGTGTTGTATATGCATGATGGGCAGAACATTTTCCATCCGGCATTCAACGGGTATTCATGGCATGTTCATACGACCATCGATCGGTTGGTGGAGGGCGGCGTCATCGAAGAAATCATCGTTGTCGGCATCGCGAACATGGGGATGGAGCGGTCTAATGAATTTACCCATGACTTGGAGGGTGTGCGTTATCAGGATGACAAGGTGGATATTCGGCCGCTAGGGCACATCTATGAGAAATTCCTCATTGAAGAGGTTAAACCCTATATGGATCGGATATTTCGGACGAAGCCAGAGGCAGAGCACACGGCATTGATGGGTTCTTCCCGCGGGGGTCAAGTTACGTACCATATCGGTCTCCGACGGCCGGATGTATTCAGCAAACTTGGGATCATCTCACCTTACTTGTACTATGTAGATCCGGTGACACTGGAAGAATTCCCACAATATCACACATTTGAATCGAAACAGCCGATATCCCGGATATGGATTGACCTGGGCAGCAGTGAAGGCTTATTGATCATGGAGAAGCATGTGCGCGAAGCAGCGGAGAAGCTGGCAGCGCTCGGGTACGAGGCCGACAATGAATTGTGCTATCTATATGCCCCAGGCGCAGCTCATGTGGAGAAAGATTGGGCAGCAAGGCTGGCTTCGCCGTTGATTCATTTCTATGGACACCAGAGCGCGGCACGTGCCGTGACTTTACAAGGCGATGATGAAGTGGGGCTGGTAGGAGCGAAGAGTCGATTGAATCCTATCGTCGAGATGGAGAATGGACTTCAGATGACATTGCTGCGTGCGGACTATCAGGTGGCGAATCCAGAGATCCTCGATATAAAAGCAGATGGTACCCTTGTTCCGAAATGCGTGGGGGAGACGACGATTACGGTGCAATATCGAGGAGTTCGTGCTAGTAGAACCATTCGAGTGATTCCGGAAACGCCTGAGCATGTGATTCTGGATTTGAATGTGTATGTACCGACGGGTCTGCCGGAGAATGTTCGGATGTATGCATGGTTCCCTCTTACGGATGCGGGTCAGGGGACTTATAAGACGCGCTTGCGTCTTCCGCTGCACACAGAGCTTGTGTTCCAAGTGACAAGAACGGATGGCCGCATCGAGGTCGATTGCAATGGAAATACGATAGAACACAACTATAAAGCATCAGCTGACGGGACCGTCGACATCCATGTGGTGCGTTGGTCTTCGTAG